In Nitrososphaerales archaeon, the following proteins share a genomic window:
- the fhcD gene encoding formylmethanofuran--tetrahydromethanopterin N-formyltransferase: MSSFFVNGVEVEDTFAEAFPMLVGRVLITAESDEWAMIAARWATGFGSSIIMSPAEAGVEGVPIKPDQTPDNRPGRMIQIYHRGGVELKSQMIFRIGQCILTCPTTAAFDGLPDAKKRIKVGRAVSMFGDGFQVKDEIGGRKVWRIPVMEGEFIIEDRFGVRRAVAGGNIIIMAKDQKAALEAATKAVDAIHTVPGVVLTFPGGICRSGSKVGSMKYKLPASTNHPFCPRLRGAIADSKVPENVNSIYELVFNGLNPDLVKKATGKGIKAAVSVPGVVRISAVNFGGKLGPVQIKLKDAIESV, translated from the coding sequence ATGAGTTCATTCTTTGTTAATGGGGTGGAGGTTGAGGATACATTCGCTGAAGCCTTCCCGATGCTCGTAGGTAGAGTTTTGATCACTGCTGAAAGTGACGAATGGGCGATGATCGCAGCCCGATGGGCTACGGGCTTCGGCTCATCCATCATCATGTCACCCGCTGAAGCTGGTGTGGAGGGTGTGCCCATAAAACCGGATCAGACCCCAGACAATAGACCCGGTAGGATGATTCAAATCTACCACCGTGGTGGTGTAGAACTAAAGAGCCAGATGATCTTTCGTATAGGCCAATGTATACTCACATGCCCAACTACGGCAGCGTTCGATGGTTTACCCGATGCTAAGAAGAGAATCAAAGTTGGTAGGGCTGTGAGTATGTTCGGTGATGGCTTCCAAGTTAAGGATGAAATAGGTGGTAGGAAGGTTTGGAGGATACCGGTGATGGAGGGTGAATTTATCATCGAGGATCGATTCGGTGTGAGAAGGGCGGTTGCTGGTGGTAATATCATAATTATGGCTAAGGATCAAAAGGCAGCGCTAGAAGCCGCGACCAAGGCTGTCGATGCCATACATACGGTACCCGGTGTAGTACTCACATTCCCTGGCGGGATCTGCAGATCTGGTTCTAAGGTGGGATCGATGAAGTATAAGCTACCTGCATCTACGAACCATCCATTCTGCCCCAGATTAAGGGGTGCCATCGCCGATTCAAAGGTTCCAGAGAATGTGAACTCGATCTACGAACTGGTATTCAATGGGTTGAACCCGGATCTGGTAAAGAAAGCTACTGGTAAAGGGATAAAGGCTGCAGTAAGTGTGCCCGGTGTAGTAAGGATCTCTGCAGTGAATTTTGGAGGGAAGTTAGGCCCAGTTCAGATCAAGTTGAAGGATGCTATAGAGTCTGTGTAA
- a CDS encoding nucleotidyltransferase family protein has protein sequence MKAVILAGGFGKRLRPLTNDRPKSLIEVKGRPILETQLRWLKSYGINEVILCLGFLKEKIIEFLGNGSRFDIKVGYVVEDEPLGTGGAILNAEPFLKKEDYFFALNGDVITNLNPMELLKNLSGCVGVIALVPLRSPYGIVDVDDEGHVHRFREKPVLHEYWINAGVYCLTPSIFDYLEKGGGIEFTAFPKLAAEGKLKAVKYPNCFWKSIDVYKDIEEAEKEWPEP, from the coding sequence ATGAAAGCTGTAATTTTAGCAGGTGGGTTTGGAAAGAGATTAAGACCTCTGACGAATGATAGGCCAAAGTCATTGATCGAAGTGAAGGGTAGGCCGATTCTTGAGACACAGTTAAGATGGTTGAAGAGCTATGGGATAAATGAAGTTATACTATGCCTCGGCTTCTTAAAAGAGAAGATCATCGAATTTTTAGGTAATGGGAGTAGATTCGATATTAAAGTGGGCTACGTAGTAGAGGATGAACCTCTAGGTACTGGTGGAGCGATTCTGAATGCTGAGCCCTTCTTAAAGAAGGAGGATTACTTCTTCGCACTCAATGGTGATGTAATAACGAATCTTAACCCGATGGAGCTTTTAAAGAATCTATCTGGATGTGTGGGCGTGATCGCCCTAGTACCGTTAAGGTCCCCGTATGGTATAGTGGATGTAGACGATGAAGGGCATGTGCATAGATTTAGAGAGAAGCCAGTATTACATGAATATTGGATCAATGCGGGTGTATACTGCTTAACGCCCAGTATCTTTGATTATTTGGAGAAAGGAGGTGGTATAGAGTTCACGGCCTTTCCGAAGTTGGCAGCGGAAGGGAAGTTGAAAGCTGTAAAATACCCTAATTGCTTCTGGAAGTCTATCGATGTGTACAAAGACATAGAAGAAGCAGAGAAGGAGTGGCCAGAACCATAG
- a CDS encoding GNAT family N-acetyltransferase: MLIRRVELKDLQTFVKLYELSYRGLEEYAYIKDKDIRDYFKWLFKRDSEGFLTIELDGPIAFIACDTNWFSPLEYEVLGEIHEIFVHPDYRRICIGSTLLDKAIKYARDKGRRIVGLWVGVKNLVAKEFYKKKGFIEKESIGKWTRMIKILNT; this comes from the coding sequence ATGCTTATACGGAGAGTTGAGTTAAAAGATCTTCAAACATTCGTTAAACTTTACGAGCTATCGTATAGAGGACTTGAGGAATATGCGTACATCAAAGATAAGGATATAAGGGATTATTTTAAATGGCTCTTCAAAAGAGATTCGGAAGGATTCCTCACGATAGAATTGGATGGTCCGATAGCCTTCATAGCATGTGATACCAATTGGTTCAGCCCCCTTGAATACGAGGTTTTGGGCGAAATTCATGAGATATTCGTTCATCCAGACTATAGAAGAATATGCATCGGGAGTACTCTACTCGATAAGGCAATAAAGTATGCAAGAGATAAAGGGAGGAGGATCGTAGGTCTATGGGTTGGTGTAAAGAATCTCGTTGCGAAGGAGTTTTATAAAAAGAAGGGATTTATTGAAAAAGAATCGATCGGGAAATGGACAAGAATGATCAAGATATTGAATACTTAA
- the mobB gene encoding molybdopterin-guanine dinucleotide biosynthesis protein B has product MVRVIAVVGRSGSGKTTTIEFLISNLTAEGFKIGSIKHIHLPGFTIDKKGKDTWRHARAGARIVAALSPSEVVIIKKLSESKYGLEDLIRLFESEGLDVIILEGFHSLIANRGDVDKIIVAETEKDLNAILEGTVPPILAVTGRVSKKKRELSNLGFPILDLYKEGDRLYSIVKERLLKHEVR; this is encoded by the coding sequence TTGGTAAGAGTAATAGCCGTCGTTGGGAGGAGTGGTTCGGGCAAGACTACAACCATTGAATTTCTTATCTCAAATTTAACCGCTGAAGGGTTCAAGATCGGCTCGATCAAGCACATTCACCTCCCCGGTTTCACCATCGATAAGAAGGGAAAGGATACTTGGAGGCATGCACGTGCTGGGGCGAGGATCGTAGCCGCACTCTCGCCGAGTGAAGTGGTGATTATAAAGAAGTTAAGTGAGTCAAAGTACGGCTTAGAGGATTTAATTCGCCTATTTGAGAGTGAAGGGCTCGATGTAATAATTCTGGAAGGTTTTCACTCACTCATAGCGAATAGAGGAGATGTCGATAAAATCATCGTAGCCGAAACAGAGAAGGATCTCAATGCGATTCTCGAAGGTACCGTCCCACCGATCCTTGCAGTTACGGGCCGTGTATCGAAGAAGAAGAGAGAATTGTCCAATCTAGGATTTCCGATTCTCGATCTTTACAAAGAAGGAGATAGATTGTACAGCATCGTTAAAGAGAGGTTGTTAAAACATGAGGTAAGGTAA